A region of the Desulfobacter postgatei 2ac9 genome:
AATAGCGACAAAACTTAAAACTATGCCATAATTATAGCCATGCTTCTCTGCTGTCTATTTGATATTAATCATTGTTTTAACCGCATTCATGGCTTTGATACGGATCGCTTCTTCGACCACCACCCTTCCTGACATTTTTTCAAGACAGTTCCAAATGTCCTGCAATTGCGTTTTTTTCATGTCCGGGCATACCAGTTGATCTGATACGGGAAAAAATTTTTTTTCAGGGAGTGCCTTTGAAATGGCGTGGATCAAGCCTATTTCTGTGCCCAGGATGAACTGGTCTGCCGAGCTTTCACCGGCAAACCGGATCATTCCCGATGTGGACTGGATGCTGTCGGCAAGTTCAAGCACATCGGGGCGGCACTCCGGATGGACCACGAACAGGGCTTTGGGGTGGGCGGCTTTTGATGCCTTGACCGCTTCAATACTTAAATCGTTGTGAAAGGGACAGTAGCCGTCCCATAAATGGATCTTTTTGTCGGTATTAGCCGCGGCATACCGGGCCAGGTTACGGTCCGGTGTCATGAGTACTTCTTTTTCTTTTAATGCGTTCACCACCTTGATCACATTGGCGGAGGTGCAGCAGATATCTGAGACCGCCTTTACTGCGGCAGATGAGTTGACGTAGGTGATGACAGGGATGCCGCCAAGGTCGCCCTTGCGCCTGACCAGCGCCTCGGGAGTCACCATGTCTGCCATGGGACACCCGGCCTCGGGGTTGGGCATCAGCACTATTTTGTCCGGGCACAGGATGGCTGCGGTTTCAGCCATAAAGCGGACCCCGCAGCAAATAATAATGTCCGCGTCCGTGGCAGCCGCCTTTATGCTCATCTCAAGGGAATCGCCGCACAGATCCGCTACGTCTTGGATCGGGGCAGACTGGTAATTATGGGCCAGGATAATGGCCTTTTTTGCCTTGGCCAGGTCCCGGATTTTCTGGTGGAGTGTAGAATTTTTAGTCGTCATTTTATATTAAAACTTCAATACGTAGTTAAATTACTTTGATGTTTTGTTGTAGGTTGAGTCTGGGTGTAGATAGGCCAGGCAGCCCATGGCTGTTAGTCCATTTCGATAATTTCAGTCCCCGGCAGGGGGGTAAATTCAAATATCTGTTCGTCAAAGGTACTGAACTGGATATTGGTAAATATGAATTTGGTGATATCTCCGTAAATATTTTCAGTTTCAACCACAGGAATTTCATACCCTGGAAGATTTACTGTGATACGTATTTTTGCAAGCTCCGGGGTTTCCTTTTTAGGCGTCAGCACAAGCTGTGCAAAGTTTTTTCCCGATTTGCCCGGTTCAACGGTAAATTCTTTCCTGATTTTGTGAATATCTGCCAGAAAGGCGCCGCCGGAGCCGGATTGGAAAAACGGGGCGGCATCTCCGATCATCACCTGGTTTTCTTCGGGACGGTAAATCCACAGATTTTTTCCATTGGTGATGATTTCATGGTTGTCTGAACTGTCGTATACCCATTTCATTTTCCCCGGATGGCTGAACCAGGCCCTGCCTTTGGCAATTTCAGTCACATCCAGGGCCGTCAGACGGGATGCCTGTTCAAAGTCGGCAATAAAGCTTTTGTTGGCGTATTTTGCTTCAATGCCGGAGACGATTTTGGCGGTTTGGGCATCAAGGGACTGGGCTGCATTGCAGGGCACGGTTACCAGTAACATGGAGATAAAAATCGTCATTGCGCATGGGGTAAGACGCGTGAGCATATATTTCATTTTGGTATTCCTTTATTTGAGCAGTAGATCCATGGATTTACGTTTGTCTTCCGCATAAATTCTTCGCAGTCTCGGCTTTTCTATTTTACCGGTGGGGTTTCTGGGTACATCGCCGAAAAATATTTTTTTCAGTTGCTTGTACCTGGGAAGCTTGCTCTGGAAATCAAGAACATCCTGTTCGCACATCATGGTATTGGGCTTAAGGCTGATAATTCCGGTAGGGATCTCTCCTAAACGTTCGTCTGGCACACCGATTACCGCAATATCCCGGATTTTTTCATGTTTGAGAAAGAAATTTTCAATTTCCACAGGAAAAATGTTTTCCCCGCCATAGATGATCACATCCTTTTTGCGGTCCACAAGCCAGATAAATCCGTCTTTGTCGTACCTGGCCATGTCCCCTGTAAACAACCAGCCGTCTTTTATGGTTTTGGCCGTGGCTTCCGGGTCTTTGTAGTACGCTTTCATCACCCCGGGGCCTTTGACAATAAGCTCTCCGGTTTCACCAAAGGGCAGTTGGCTGCCCTGCTTGTCTACAATTCGGGCTTGCCATCCATATCCGGGAAGGCCGACGGGGCCGATACGGTCCGCATTTTCCACGCCTAAATGGACACATCCGGGGCCTGATGATTCGGTTAATCCGTAATTGGTGTCGTAATCCTGACCCGGGAAATGTTTGCGCCAGTTCAGGATCAGGCTTGGGGGCACGGGCTGGGCCCCGATGTGCATGAGGCGCCACTGGGAAAGGTTGTAGTCGGCTGGTTTGATTTGCCCACTGTCAATGGCAATGACAATGTCATGGGCCCAGGGCACGAGCAGCCACACAATGGTGCACTTTTCTTCGGAGACTGCCTCAATGATCCATTCCGACTTGACGCCGTTGAGCAGGACGCATTTCCCTCCCACCAGAAAAGAACCCATCCAGTGCATTTTGGCACCGGTATGGTAAAGGGGCGGGATACACAGGAATACATCATCATGGGTTTGGCGGTGGTGGTCATTTTCCACGTCACATGCATGCCTCAAGGCCCTGTGGGTGTGCAGAACCGCCTTGGGGGTGCCGGTGGTACCGGAGGTGAAATACAGGGCAGCATCGTCTTCAGGGGTTATTTCCACGTCCGGAGGTGTGAGCCTGTCCGCCTCACAGATAAATTGTTTAAAAGAACAGGCCCAGTCCGGGCAATCGTTTTCCGGCTCTGTATATATCCACAATTCCACAAATTGGGATAATTCCTGCCTGATTTCTTCCAGCCGGTCCACAAATTCCGGTCCGAAAATAAAAATCTTGGCTTCTGCGGTTACGGTGCACAAACGGATTTTGTCTGATTCAAACCTGAAATTCAGGGGAACGATCCAGGCCCCGGTATATAATACACCGAAATAGATGGGCAGCCATTCGAGGCAATTGGTCATCAGCTGGACCACTTTATCCCCTTTTTTAACGCCCTTTGCCTGCAGGGCATTGGCTGTCTGAACGCTTTGCCCGTAAAAGTCGGACCAGGTGATTTGTGTTCGCCGGCCTGTGGCCGGGGTTCGTTCAATTAATGCTGCTTTTTCCGGATAAAGAGCGTTGTTCTGCCGGAGGATATCAGTAATTATCATGTATAAATGAGTTTAAATAATTTTTTAAAGTTAATTTACCCTGTAAATAAAAATCCTGCCGGGTCAATATAGATTACGGCAGGATTATATTCAACATCAAAAGCCCCTCCTCAATCAGCAATTATAATTCGGGGCGGGACCTATCGAGCATTGTTATTTATCTTTTTTGACCTCTTCAAAATCCGCATCAACTACATCATCATCGTCACTGGTAGATCCGGCATTCGTACCGGCGGCTTGTCCGGCCTGGCTGTCTGTCTGCGCCTGCTGGTACATGACTTCGGCCAGCTTGTGGGAGGCCTGGGACAGGGTTTCGATTTTGGCCTTGATATCCTCAAGGTTGTCGGAGTCTTTGGCCTGCTTCAGCGCCTCGGCCGCGTCCTCAATGGATTTTCTGGTGGCTTCATCGACTTTGCTCCCGTGTTCTTTCAGGGTTTTTTTGGTTTGGTCCACCAAGGCTTCTGCCTGGTTTTTTGTATCCACCAGTTCTCGTTTCTTTTTATCTTCGTCAGCGTGCAGTTCAGCATCTTTAACCATGCGCTGGATTTCATCCTCGCTTAAGCCGGAGGCTGCGGTAATCTGGATGGACTGCTCCTTGCCTGTGGCCTTGTCTTTGGCAGATACATGAACAATACCGTTGGCATCAATGTCAAAAGTTACCTCAATCTGGGGAACGCCTCTGGGTGCAGGGGGGATGTCGGATAGTTCAAACTGACCCAAGGTCTTATTGTCTGCGGCCATCTGTCGTTCGCCCTGGAGTACGTGAATGGAGACGGCCGGCTGGTTGTCGGCTGCCGTGGAAAATACCTGGCTCTTTTTGGTGGGAACGGTAGTGTTCTTTTCGATCAGCCGGGTCATCACGCCGCCAAGGGTCTCAATGCCCAGGGAAAGGGGGGTGACATCCAGCAGAAGCACGTCGTTGACATCACCCTGGAGCACGCCGGCCTGGACTGCGGCACCCATGGCAACCACCTCATCCGGGTTAACACCCTTATGGGGTTTTTTGCCGAATATTTTTTCAACGCGTTCCTGAACCGCAGGCATACGGGTCATGCCGCCAACCAGAACCACCTCATCCACATCGCCGGGTTTCATGTGTGCGTCTTTCAGCGCTGTTTTACAGGGCATTTCCAGTTTGTCTAAGAGATCGGATACAAGGGACTCCAGTTTCGCTCTGGTCAGTTTAATATCCAGATGCTTGGGGCCGGATGCGTCCGCTGTAATAAAAGGCAGGTTAATGCTGGTTTCCGTGGAGGTTGATAACTCCATTTTTGCCTTTTCAGCAGCCTCTTTCAGCCGCTGAAGGGCCATTTTATCGTTTCTCAGGTCAATGCCCTGGTCTTTTTTGAACTCACTTGCCAGATAATCAATGATCCGCAGGTCAAAGTCTTCGCCGCCCAGGTGCGTATCACCGTGGGTGGATTTTACTTCAAAAACCCCGTCGCCGATTTCAAGGACAGAGACGTCGAATGTACCTCCGCCAAGGTCAAAAACAGCGATTTTTTCCTCACCTTTTTTATCTAGGCCATAGGCCAGGGACGCGGCTGTGGGTTCATTGATAATACGTTTGACTTCCAGGCCTGCGATTTTACCGGCATCCTTGGTTGCCTGACGCTGGCTGTCGTTAAAGTAGGCCGGGACAGTAATAACGGCCTCGGTTACGGCCTCTCCAAGGTAATCCTCGGCAGTTTTCTTGATATTGGCAAGAATAAACGAGGAAATTTCGGCAGGGCTGTACTGCTTGCCCCTGATGTTGATCCGAGTATCGCCGTTGGCGGCTGCCTCTATTATATATGGCAGTATGGGAATGTCATTCTGGACTTCCTTTGAGTTGAATTTCCTGCCGATGAGACGTTTTACACCGAAAATTGTATTTTCCGGGTTTGTTACGGCCTGGCGCTTGGCAGTCTGGCCTACAATACGCTCCCCGCTTTCAGTGACAGCCACAATGGACGGTGTTGTTCTGCCGCCTTCGGCATTGGTAATAATTTTTACCTCTCCACCGGGTTCCATAACCGCGACACATGAATTGGTTGTGCCAAGGTCGATTCCAATAATTTTACCCATAACAATTCCTTTCTAAATATCTTTATTCTTCTTCAGTAGGTTCTTGAGTCTGCGTTTCAACTCTTTTTGAGACAACCACCATGGCTGGTCTGAGCAGTCTGTCATGCAGCAGATATCCTTTTTGCAGGACATCGGTGACGGTATTGTCCGGAACATCATTATTCTGTGCATGGGTGACGGCCTGATGAAAATTGGGGTCAAAGGGTTGATTTTCTGCCTCAACCGGCTTTACGCTGAAGGATTCAAACAGCTTGAGGAGTTCTTTGTGCGTCAGTTTTACGCCTTCAAGCAGGCTGGTTTCCTCCACGGCATCCGTTGCCGAGCCAATGGCCCTCTCAAGGTTATCCACCACTGAGAGAAGCTGTCTAAAAACGGTTTCATTGGCAAATTTCTTGAAATCATCAATTTCTCTTTGCTTGCGTTTCTTGAAATTTTCAAATTCAGCAGATAATCTGAGCACCTTATCTTTTTCCGCATTTAATTGATCTTCAACCCCTTTGTGATCATCCTTTCCTTCCGGGTTATTTCCTTCATCGGAATTTTTTTGCTCGTCTGTCTCAGGAGTATCCGGGGAATCTGTTTTTTCCTCTTTCCCGTCAGCTTTGTTTTTATTCTCTTTGAGTACCAATGTATTTGCTCCAAAATCCCTTATTTTAAGTGTTTAAAAGTTAATTGAATGATAAATTATGGCTGAAAAATAAGTCTGTTTGAAAACATGTCAAGATATAAAAGGGAGGTAAAAAAAGAAAACCCGGCTGACCAAATAGGACGGATAATTGCGTGACCGGGATCGATCCACGACACTGAAGGTATCACTTATCGCTGCTTCCTTCCGGACCTGACGAGGTTCATGGCCTTCGGTTACGAGGCGACCGATCAGAATTATCCGCCCGACTTGATCAGTCGGGAAGTTTTATTTTATACGTGGTTTTAAATTAAAATTCAAGGTGAAAATAAATGTGAAATTTTTAATTGGTTTTAAATTTGAAGATAATTTTTGGATTTGAACAAAAATAGATTTTAAGTTAGTATGTAAATTTAAGTCAACTTCGTCATTTTAAAAGGAGAGAAAGATGAGTGAAATAGTCAATAGCGCGGACCAGACTATAGTGAAGCCCGGCGAAGATGTGGTGGCGTCCATGGCTGAAGCTTTTAAGGGGGAACTGCTTTCCGCCGTCGATTCCTCCCAGGGTACTTTGGTTATTGATCTTGACGGCGTGAACATGGTCGATTCCGTTGGTATTGGCGTGATTATTGCTGCCCATAATTCCCTGAGCCATTCCAATCGTAAGTTAAAGGTCATCAATGTTGCACAGGATATTTACGGTCTATTTTCAACCATGAGGCTGAACCGCCGTTTTACCGTGGAAGCGGCTTAATAGTCTCAAAGGCAGGATAGCTCAATGCGTTTTTTTTTGATCCCTTTTCTGGTTTCTCTCATGGCTGTATTGACTGCCTGTAACAGCGAGGACGACAATTACTCCGGTGTCGGTAAGCTCATCGCTGATAGAAATAAGATGCGCTATCAGCTGGCTGAAGAAACAGGAAACAATAAAGGCAAAACAGAAGCATCGAATCAAAGCATTGATTCTGTCTCCAAAGATGCTTCAGAGAGGCTTGCCCGTAAAAAAGAATTATTAACGAACGGATTGGATGAAAAACAAATCGTTATCGTTGACTCCTCCTCCGGAGAACCCCTTGGTCAAGGGGTTGCTTATGTAAACCAAAAAGGCGAAATTATAAAAATTAAATTATCCAATTAATAAATGCGGATGTTTCTGTATTGGTCAGACCTGCGTCAGCTTCTTTCCGAGGTTTTCGATTCCGGTGTTGGCTTCACAACTGCTTTCAACAATTTTTTTTTCAAACATGTCAAGGTCTTCGATGGCTATCCCCAGATCATTGAGCCGGTGTTCCTTATTCACGCCGTTGGTATAAATTCTCTTGTTTTGAACCTAAATGTCTGACATTAAATAGGGGCCGGATTTTAACCGTCTCAAATCATAGGAGTGTGCTTATGCTGTCAGAACTTTTCAGTCCCATCCGAATCCAGCACATGGAAGTGAAAAATCGGCTGCTTATGTCGGCCATGAGTATTAATTTCGGCGTGGATGAGAATTGCCATGTCACGGACCAGCTTACGGAATACTTCGCGACCCGGGCCAAAGGCGGTGTCGGCATGATACTTGTGGGCGGTGGCGGGGTTCACCCCAGCGGCCAGGAACTGCCGGATCTTCCCCAGATGTATGAAGATTCTTGTATTCCTTCCCTGAAAAGAATGGTGAACCGGATTAAGGAATATGATGTCTGTTTCGGGGTTCAGTTGCTTCACGGCGGCCGGCAGTCCTATCTGCCGGAAAAAGTGGCACCTTCGGCTATACCGGCGCCTGCCGTGGTTAAGGGCCCCGTTCGTGCCCTGGAAATAGAGGAGATAAAAAACCTTGCCATTTGCTTTGGACAGGCGGCCCGGCGGTGTCGGGAGGCCGGGTTTGATTTTATAGAATTGCACGGTGCCCATGGATATCTGATCAACCAGTTCCTGGCACCAAATTCCAATATCCGCACCGATCAATATGGCGGCAGTTTCGAGAATCGCACCCGATTTTTGTTTGAGGTGATTGATGCGGTAAAGCATACCGCAGGTAAGGACTATCCTGTGGGAATCCGCATCAATGGCAACGATTATATTGAAAACGGGTGGGAACTTAAAGATACCCTGCGCATTGCCCCCCTCTTGGAAAAGGCCGGGGTGGCCTATATCCATGTGTCCGGCGGTGTTTATGGATCCACGGAGTTGACTATCCCGTCCATGTATACGCCCCAGGGGTGTTTTATTCATATGGCTGAGGCGGTCAAGCAGGTGGTCAATGTGCCTGTAATCACCGTAGGACGGATCAAGGACCCTGAGATGGCCAATGCCGTCATCAGGGATGGGAAAGCGGATATGGTGGCATTGGGACGTTCCATTATTGCAGATCCGGAATATCCGAATAAGGCCAAATCCGGAAAAGCCTCCCTTATCCGGCCCTGTGTGGGGTGCTGCCTGGGGTGTATCCATGCCGTGCTTGCCAAGGAACCAGGTTCCTGTGTGGTCAATCCCGATGTGGGTCGGGAATATAAACTGGCCCAAGAAAAGGCACCGGAAAAAAGTCAGAAAATTCTTGTGGCCGGGGCCGGGCCTTCCGGGCTTGCTGCCGCAAGGATGTTTGCCCAAAGGGGGCATGAGGTGAAAATATTGGAAAAAGGTTCCGAGCAGGGCGGTTTGTTGGCCCTGGCTGCCACTGCACCCGGCAGGGAGGAGTTGGGCGATATTTTACGGTTTTTTAGAAATGAGCTTGAGCGTCTTGGTGTGGCCGTGGATTACAATACTCCGTTGTCATCGGAAGTTCTTAACTTCTTTGATCCTGATCATGTGATTCTGGCCACGGGTTCCATGCCGGATATGCCCGTGATCAAGGGGCTGTTTAAAAGCAAGATGAAGCTTATCACCAGTGTGGATGTCTTCACCGATGCACACGCTGCCGGTGACAGGGTGATTGTGCTCGGCGGCGGGTTCACCGGACTGATCACGGCCCATAAATTGGGCGATATGGGAAAAGAGGTAGTGGTCCTGAACCGCAAAAAAAGTTTTGCCGAAGAGATGTCCTCCAATGACCGGTATTATCTGCGTGAACGCCTGAAGGCCTGCGGCGTAGTTTTATATAAGATGGTGACGGTTAAATCCTTTACCGATCATGGCGTAAGCTTTACATCCAAGGGAGAACCCGTAACCCTTGAAGGGTTTGATACTGTTGTCATTTCGGAAAAACATCAGCCGGTCAGGGATGCCAAACACTTGGAAAAACAAAGCCGGGCAAAATTCCATATGATCGGAGATGCCAAAACACCCAGGCATTTAATGTTTTGCGTTGCCGAGGCTGAAGAAGCGGGCCGGTCGATATGATTATTAATCATGGGCTGACCTGTTTTTTTTCACCGTGCTTCAGCCCATGGCTGTTATTTCCTGCACCGCGCCACTCAGGTTTTTGGATGAAATCTGCCTGATTTTTATCCCTGCGCTGGACAACACATATCCCGGGCCTTTGTGGGAAACATCCTCTTTGATTCCCGCATGGGTGATTTTTTGATCAACCAGCCACTCTGCCACACGGATTCCCTTTGCCGTGGAAACGGTGCAATAAGGATTGTGCATGAACTTTTGTGAATCAATGGTATGATTATCTGTGCGAAGGTGGAGTACGACAAAATACGGGGCTTCTCCGAAATGGGCGCTGATATGACCGCTTTTATCCGACAGGGGCAACGCCCAAATATCATGGGTCCGAACTTTGGGTTCATAATGAATGGTTATTTTCTCGATATTCGGAATCTGAGCTATAATCCGATTTTCGATTGCCTCACTGATTTTGTGTGCCGCTTCAAGATCGCTGATATTTAAAATGATCTCTGCCTGGATAAACCGATATCGCCCGGCATTGCGTCCGATCAGAGATTTGATCTCATCCACAGCCGGTTCTTCACGGATCAGGCTGCGTATTTTTTCCAGGGTGGGAAAATCAATAGATGCATCCAGAAGGACCCGCATGCCGTCAGACAAAAGGGCCCCTCCGGTTTTTGCAATGAAAAGAATAATCAATGCTGCGCCAAGTCGGTCAATGGATATTCCCATAATCTCGGTCTGCAGATCAAAATAGCTGAACAGGACAGATACCAGGACCACAATGGATGACAGGACATCCACCTGGCGATGGCGGCCTTCAGCAATAAGGACCGGAGACCGGGTCTTTTTTCCGACGCGGAGGGCATATTGTCCAAACAGGAATATTGAAAGGCTGCTGCCGGCCAAAAGATAAATGGAAATCGGCGTGATTTTCACAAGGCTGTCGCTCGCAGAGAAGATCTGTTTAACGATTTCATAGCCGGCAATAAAAATAAAAAGGGAAATGGCTACCGAAGCTACATTTTCGAGTTTGTAAAGCCCAAGGGGAAAGGACCGGGTTTTGCGGGTAGAGAGCTTGATGCCGCCGTAAATAACCAAAGATGCCACGGCATCTGTTCCAGAATCAATGGCACTGGCTGTAATGGCTAAGCTACCGGTAAGAATAGCAAGGGGTACCTTTACAAGCGTTAAAATTAGGTTCAGTAAAAATGCCAGGCCTGCAATTTTAAATATTTGACGAGTTTCTAAGGTTTTATCCATGACTGGTTCTATGTTTACAGCGTCTCAATCAGTTTTGTACCTTTATGCTATCATTAATATTGCGTAAAAGCCAAAATTAAAAATCAGGGCGCCCGATAATAGCCAAACCTGCTGTCCTATGGAATTTATGGATGATGCTTTTCTTAAGATATACCTCCGGTGGATTTAATTGGAAATCAAACGTATTTTTTATTTCCAGGATAGAGTGAAGATGATAAATTGCATCGCAATGATATCTCACCCGCAATTTTTTAACTGATATTAAGGCCGAATCATGGAACGAATTCTGATTATCATGGCATCCGGTGCTTTGGGCTCCCTGTTTTTTTTCTGGTTTTCCCATAGCGTGAAGAAAAAGGCGTCCGTCAGGCAGTTTATTGAATCCCATTTGTGGCTGATGCATCCCAACGCCATCTGCTACTGGCGTACAGGTCTTGCTTTCTTGGGTTTCTTTTTCTATTTTTTTTCGCCCTATCAATCTTTGGCCATCTTTATTTTCACATTTGCTGCTATTCTTGACGGGGTTGACGGGGTTGTGGCAAGGGGGTGCAATCTGGTGTCCCGGTTGGGAGAGTGGCTGGACCCCATGTGCGACAAACTCACCTATCTGCCCCCCCTGGTGGGATTTGCTTATACGCCCAATTCATTCACAGGCGTGCCTATTCTTTCCCCTAAATTGATCTGGATTCTTGTGGCGATTGAACTGGTGGGACAATTTTTTGTCCGCAGGATGCTGGCCTGGCTCAAGGTGTCCGGGGCGGCCAACAACTTCGGGAAAATCAAGGCCATTATCTGCTTTGCCCTGGTGATTCTTTGCGCCCTGATGGATGCCAATCCCGGAATGCTGAACATTGGTGACGGGGTCCTTTGGTCCTGCATCGTACTTTCTGCGGCATCCATGATTTTTAAATTTGTTCCCAATCGGCTTTATGCCGATATTCTGTCCATGCTCAATTTCATGTGCGGTGTCACCAGCCTGATTCTGACCTATCATCATTTTTATGCCTGGGCCATCTGCGTCATCATTATGGGCCAGCTTTTTGACCTGTTTGACGGGCGCATGGCACTCAAACACGGGGGTACCAAGTACGGTCCCTGGTTGGACGATATTGCTGATTTTGTCAGCTTCGGCCTGGCCCCGGCCTATATGGTGATCATGAGGGGCGGAACCTTTGCCCTGTTTTTTGCCGTGATTTATGTGGTGGGTGTCGCATTCCGTCTGGTGCGCTTTGTCACCAAGGATAAAGGCCGCACGGATCTGCCGGCCGGTATTTTTAACGGATTTCCAAGTCCGGCCGGCGCCCTGATCGTTTTAGGGACCTCCCTTGTGTCCGGTCCCATACTGCTCTGGTTTTTTACTGCGGTGTCCACGGTCTTGATGGTCAGCAATATCCGGTTTGCCCATTTGGGCCGGGTGATTCTCAAACAGATCCCCAAACCCATTTTTTTCCTGATTTCTGCGACCATAATTGTGATTTTAGCCT
Encoded here:
- a CDS encoding CDP-alcohol phosphatidyltransferase family protein; this encodes MERILIIMASGALGSLFFFWFSHSVKKKASVRQFIESHLWLMHPNAICYWRTGLAFLGFFFYFFSPYQSLAIFIFTFAAILDGVDGVVARGCNLVSRLGEWLDPMCDKLTYLPPLVGFAYTPNSFTGVPILSPKLIWILVAIELVGQFFVRRMLAWLKVSGAANNFGKIKAIICFALVILCALMDANPGMLNIGDGVLWSCIVLSAASMIFKFVPNRLYADILSMLNFMCGVTSLILTYHHFYAWAICVIIMGQLFDLFDGRMALKHGGTKYGPWLDDIADFVSFGLAPAYMVIMRGGTFALFFAVIYVVGVAFRLVRFVTKDKGRTDLPAGIFNGFPSPAGALIVLGTSLVSGPILLWFFTAVSTVLMVSNIRFAHLGRVILKQIPKPIFFLISATIIVILAYILKTKNTQIFGYLILASVVFYLAAGRIWAQKTNVPGTPG